The following proteins are encoded in a genomic region of Triticum dicoccoides isolate Atlit2015 ecotype Zavitan chromosome 1B, WEW_v2.0, whole genome shotgun sequence:
- the LOC119349979 gene encoding serine/arginine-rich splicing factor SR45-like encodes MTFLPTVPKRKKKDTDRLRRRPTPATSPAAGEAMAGRRSRSRSRSPSLSSSPSSRSLSSFSSVSSPSRSRSPPDRGRRSSSAARRGRSPPPPREGAKGGRSPSPSPPPKKPSPPPPAPRKPSQNYGEVVNVELSMDKAVNLPRGYGYVEFKMRADAEKALLYMDGAQIDGNVVKVKFAPAPGQTAAAASLPKALPHPPKRDVPETDTVVPNAEKATQQRPRESSTQIKPALSPQRRPAPSGRVDSPRRRPDSPPIHPWKDPPPFRRGRTPPILRPGYPVRRRSPSPPPRRFRSPRRFSPRRGYASPVRRRSPFAPRRMTPPMRMRSPPRRLPPPYRRSRSPIRRPIRSLSRSISPVRGRAAPVRRGRSSSSFSESPTPPRRGAGRVLRSRSPQR; translated from the exons ATGACCTTCCTTCCCACTGTTCCAAAGAGGAAAAAAAAAGACACAGATAGACTGAGGAGGCGACCGACACCGGCGACATCTCCGGCGGCGGGCGAGGCGATGGCGGGCCGccgctcccgctcccgctcccgctccccctcgctctcctcctccccgtcctcccgctccctctcctccttctcctcggtCTCCTCCCCGTCCCGCAGCCGCTCCCCTCCCGACCGCGGCCGCCGCAG CTCGTCCGCCGCGCGGAggggccgctcgccgccgccgccgcgagagGGGGCCAAGGGAGGCCGGTCGCCTTCGCCTTCGCCGCCGCCCAAGAAaccctcgcctccccctccggctcCGAGGAAGCCCTCCC AGAACTATGGTGAAGTCGTCAATGTGGAGCTGTCCATGGACAAGGCG GTCAATCTTCCTCGCGGGTACGGATACGTTGAGTTCAAGATGAGAGCTGATGCCGAGAAGGCGCTTCTTTACATGGATGGT GCTCAAATTGATGGGAATGTTGTTAAAGTGAAATTCGCGCCTGCACCGGGGCAaacagctgctgctgcttctttgccGAAGGCTCTTCCCCATCCTCCGAAAAGAGATGTGCCTGAGACTGACACAGTTGTTCCTAACGCTGAAAAGGCCACCCAGCAGCGACCCAGAGAAT CATCTACTCAAATAAAACCAGCTTTGTCTCCACAAAGGCGACCTGCTCCAAGCGGAAGGGTTGACTCACCTAGGCGGCGCCCTGATTCACCACCTATTCACCCTTGGAAAGATCCTCCTCCATTCAGGCGTGGCAGAACACCTCCTATCCTGAGACCAGGATATCCAGTTCGAAGACGGTCTCCCTCTCCACCCCCTCGAAGGTTCAGATCACCAAGGCG CTTTTCACCCAGAAGAGGTTATGCTAGTCCAGTCCGAAGGCGTTCTCCATTCGCCCCTAGAAGGAT GACACCTCCAATGCGGATGAGAAGTCCTCCAAGAAGGCTGCCACCTCCTTATCGTCGTAGTAGATCTCCCATTCGTCGACCAATTCGCTCCCTTTCCAGATCAATTTCTCCCGTCAG GGGTCGAGCCGCTCCTGTGAGGCGTGGGAGGTCATCCTCGTCATTTTCTGAATCACCAACGCCGCCAAGAAGG GGAGCCGGAAGGGTACTGAGAAGTCGCAGTCCTCAAAGGTAG
- the LOC119299421 gene encoding probable glutathione S-transferase GSTU6 yields the protein MAGEDELKLLGTWASPWVSRVKLALHLKGLSYENVEQDLDDKRDLLLTSNPVHKKVPVLIHNGKPICESVVILEYIDEAYGTTGPSLLPTDPYERAIARFWVDYIDQKLVIPWKVAFTANGEEEKTEGMKQMLAVVQTLEGALKECSKGKPFFGGDSVGYVDIALGSLLAFLQGTEELCGTKPFDIANTPLLLAWVERFTALDATKVALPDVTKLVESAKTKRAQMGLSIKK from the exons ATGGCCGGTGAAGACGAGCTGAAGCTGCTGGGTACGTGGGCGAGCCCCTGGGTTTCCAGGGTGAAACTCGCGCTCCATCTCAAGGGCTTGAGCTATGAGAACGTCGAGCAGGACCTCGACGACAAGAGAGACCTACTCCTCACGTCCAACCCGGTGCACAAGAAGGTGCCCGTGCTCATCCACAACGGCAAGCCAATTTGTGAGTCGGTCGTCATTCTCGAGTACATCGATGAGGCCTACGGCACTACAGGCCCCTCCCTCCTGCCCACTGACCCCTACGAACGTGCCATTGCTCGGTTCTGGGTAGACTACATTGACCAGAAG CTAGTCATCCCGTGGAAAGTGGCGTTCACGGCGAACGGAGAGGAGGAGAAGACCGAGGGGATGAAGCAGATGTTGGCGGTGGTGCAGACGCTAGAGGGGGCTCTCAAGGAATGCTCCAAGGGGAAGCCCTTCTTTGGTGGTGATAGTGTTGGATACGTGGACATTGCACTGGGCAGTCTCTTGGCATTTTTGCAAGGAACTGAAGAGCTATGTGGTACCAAACCCTTTGACATCGCCAACACCCCACTTCTGTTGGCGTGGGTGGAGCGCTTCACCGCGTTGGACGCCACCAAGGTGGCCCTGCCGGACGTCACCAAGTTGGTTGAGTCTGCCAAGACGAAGCGGGCTCAGATGGGTTTGTCTATCAAGAAGTGA
- the LOC119315899 gene encoding acetylserotonin O-methyltransferase 1-like, whose amino-acid sequence MASHVQEDELTMSSDDLLQAQLELYHHCFVYVKSMALGAATDLRIADAIHLRGGAVTLSDLAADTRIHPTKLSHLRRLMRVLTTSGIFSAEVKASGDMVYKLTRVSRLLVGAGGESSRRRDLSPMVGVFVNPVAITAFFSIHEWFTDEKSAASPSLFEVAHGCTRWEMIAKDASDDRVFNAGMAADSCLSMEILLRECNGVFGSLGSSLVDVGGAHGAATAVVAKAFPHVKCTVLDLPRVLAGAPVDDNLTFVPGDMFEYIPPADTVLLKWILHDWPDEDCIKILCQCKKAIPTRDAGGKVIIMDMVVGSAGPQQETMSQEAEVLFDVFMMYIDGIQREEHEWRKIFFEAGFSDYKITPVTGIRSIIEVYP is encoded by the exons ATGGCGTCCCACGTCCAAGAAGATGAGCTCACCATGAGCAGCGATGACTTGCTCCAAGCTCAGCTCGAGCTCTACCACCACTGCTTCGTCTATGTCAAGTCCATGGCACTCGGTGCCGCCACCGACCTGCGCATCGCCGACGCCATCCACCTCAGGGGCGGTGCTGTCACCTTGTCTGATCTTGCCGCTGATACAAGGATCCACCCGACGAAGCTCTCACACCTCCGGCGGCTCATGCGTGTGCTCACCACCTCGGGCATCTTCTCTGCGGAAGTCAAGGCTAGCggagacatggtgtacaagctcacccGGGTCTCTCGCCTCCTTGTGGGAGCTGGCGGCGAGAGCTCTCGCCGCCGTGACCTGTCGCCGATGGTGGGTGTGTTTGTCAACCCGGTTGCTATTACTGCTTTCTTTAGCATACACGAGTGGTTCACCGACGAAAAGAGCGCTGCCTCACCGTCACTCTTCGAGGTAGCACATGGCTGTACCCGGTGGGAGATGATAGCAAAGGACGCCAGCGATGACCGTGTGTTCAATGCCGGCATGGCCGCAGACAGCTGCCTCAGTATGGAGATCCTCCTAAGAGAGTGCAATGGCGTCTTCGGATCCCTGGGCAGCTCACTGGTCGATGTTGGTGGTGCCCATGGCGCCGCTACTGCGGTGGTCGCCAAGGCATTTCCACACGTCAAGTGTACCGTGCTGGACCTCCCTCGTGTCCTCGCCGGGGCTCCAGTCGATGATAATTTAACCTTCGTCCCCGGTGACATGTTTGAGTACATCCCGCCGGCAGACACCGTTCTTCTCAAG TGGATTTTGCATGATTGGCCAGACGAAGATTGCATCAAGATACTGTGCCAGTGCAAGAAAGCCATCCCGACAAGGGACGCCGGAGGGAAGGTGATAATCATGGATATGGTGGTCGGATCTGCAGGGCCTCAGCAGGAAACCATGTCGCAGGAGGCGGAGGTTTTGTTCGATGTTTTCATGATGTACATCGACGGGATCCAGCGAGAGGAGCATGAGTGGAGGAAGATTTTCTTTGAAGCGGGGTTCAGCGACTACAAGATTACACCTGTGACCGGAATTCGTTCGATTATTGAAGTCTACCCTTAA